Below is a genomic region from Altererythrobacter sp. Root672.
GTGTCGGTCCAGCGGATCAAGCGTCCGCCCACGATGTTCCCAACCGAACTGCCGAGAATGTAGCCGAGCTGCAGCAGCGCGAAGACCAGCGGAATGCGCAGTGGTTTGAAGTAGTCGACCAGGATCGAGTACGAACCGGGCCCGTTGGCGGAGGAGCTCGCACCAACGAAAAGCCGGGTCGAGACGAGCTGCCAGAGGTTCTGCGCCAGGCCGCCCAGAGCCATGATCGTGCCGAGCGCGGCGATCCCGGCCGAGAGCACGAACTTGCGCGGGAAGATGTCGACCAGACGGGCAAGCGGGATGCCGACGACCACATAGGCTACGACCGTCACCGGCCCGAGCAGCAAGCCGAGCGTGAAGTCGGAAATGCCGAAGCTGATCTTCATCTTCTCTGCGAGCAGGCCGAACGCGGTCTGGTCGAGGAAGGTGACAAAAGTCGCGAACACGACGGCGAACAGCGCGTAGAAACCGGCCTTCTCGCTCGGCCACGGTTGCGTGGCTGCGGATGGGGCCGTTTCGACGCTGACAGTGCCGGGCCCGGTTGGCGCGATTGCCATGGTGCTCTCCCCGCGCGGCCCCGGTCGGCCGGGGTCTTGTCGCAATTTTCCTTGCCCCGATTTCTAGGTGGTGAATAGGAAAAGGCGAACGGAAATTTGTCGCATCGCGTCGCGCGTCGTCGCAATCCGTCGAGTGGAGAGGCTAATAGAATGAGTTCACAGGATTATTCAGATACTTACGCACGCGATCGGGCCGAGATCGAGGACCTGATGGCGCGCTATCTCTTCGCGCTCGACTACAACGATCTCGACAGCTTCATCGAGATGTTCACCGATGATGCGGAGTTCGAATTCGCCCGCGGCCGGGTGCAGGGCAAGGCCACGATCCTGGAAACCGTGAAAGGCTTCAAGAAGCGCATCGGCGAACACTACAAGGACGAAGACGGCAACCCCGCGGTCCTGCGCCACGTTCTCGCGCACACCGCGATCCGCGTCGATGGCGACCGCGCCTGGACCCGCGCGCAGTGGTTCGAGATGGCCAATGACGGGCCGGGCAAGAGCCTCAAGATGGGCACCTTCGGGATCTACGAAGACAAGCTTTCCCGGATCGATGGCCGCTGGCTGTTCACTGAGCGGCGTATCCTCAACGAGTTCCTCCCCGGTCGCGAGAGCGGACCCGAGAACCCGATCCGCACGATGGACGCGGCGGCTGCGCTGTGACCAGTCCTTCGACAAGCTCAGGACGAACGGATGTGTCGTTGATCCATTCATTTTCAACCCAACTCCGTTCGTGGTGAGCTTGTCGAACCACACGCGGGATCGGGCTGAGATAGCGGACCTCATGGCCCGCTATCTCTTCGCCATGGATTACCATGACGCCGATGCTTACGCGGAGTGCTTCACGGTCGATGGCGTGCTCGACTACGCGATGGGCACGCTCGAAGGCCGGGAGGCGATCCGGGCGGAGGCGATGGTGTTTCGCGACAAGATCGCCCAGGTGTTCAAGGACTGGCAGGGCAAGCCGGCCAAGTTGCGCCATCTCGTCCACCAGAAAGCGATCCGTATCGAGGGCGATCGGGCCTGGAATACCGGGCTGTGGTGGGAAATGACTAACGGCGGGCCTGAGGGCCGCCCGGCGACGCCCTCGTTCGGGACGTATGAGGATGAACTCCTCCGCGTTGACGGCCGCTGGCTGTTCAAGCGGCGCAAGATCTACAACGAGTTCCTGGCGGGCCGCGAGTCCGGAGCGGTTAATCCGGTGCTGGCGATGAACGCCGCCTAGTTCTCCGAGGAGAGGAAAGCATGATCGATTTCGCCGGCCGTACGGCCTTCGTTACCGGGGGCGCTAACGGCGTTGGCATCGGGATTGTTCGCAACCTCCTCAACGCGGGAGCCAAGGTAGCGATTGCCGACATCCGGCAGGACTCGATCGACGCGGCGCTGGCCACGCTCGACAACCGCGAAGTCATGGGCGTCCAGCTCAACGTGATGGACCGCGATGGGTTCAAGGCCGCGGCCGACAAGGTCGAGGCCGAGTTCGGCCCCGTCAGCCTGTTGTTCAACAACGCCGGGATCAATCTCTTCCAGACGATCGAGGATTCTTCGTTCGACGATTGGGACTGGGTGCTCGGCGTCAACCTTAACGGCGTCATCAACGGCGTCGGCACCTTCGCTCCGCGGATGAAGGCGCGTGCTCTCTCGGGTGAGGTCAAGGGCGGCCACATCACTAACACCGCCAGCATGGCGAGCTTCATCGCCGGCGGCGCGCCGGGCATCTACAACACTGCCAAGTTCGCGGTGCGGGGCCTGAGCTATTCGCTGCGCCATTCGATGTACCAGTACGGCGTCGGCGTGTCTGTCGTGCATCCGGGGCTGGTGAAGAGCTACATCTACGCCAGTGACGACGTACGGCCCGACGGCCTCAAGGGCGCGATGAAGGCTGTAGATCAGGCGGCGGTCGAACGGCTCGCAGGTATCCACGAGTTCGGCATGGAGCCCGACGTGATCGGCGCGCGTATCCTCGACGGCGTGCAGGAGAACCGGGCGAACATCTTCACGCATCCCGACCACAAGGACGAGCTGCGCGAGCTATTCGACGAGATCCTGGAGGACTATCGCGACTATCCGCAGGACGCCGGGTTCGACCAGCGCGTCGGGTTCGAGAAGATCCGGCGGGATAGCTTTGCGGCGACGAGGCGGAAGGCGAACGAGGTCGGGTGATTTGCACCCATCGGCAACCGTTCAGGGAGCCGATGGTAAGGCGCACTCATGAAAGCGTTCCTCCCCCTCCTCACCCTCGGCCTTCTCGCCGCTCCGGCCGCAGCGCAACAACCCCAGCGCCCCACCATGACGCTCGAACAGCAAATGATGGTCCGCTGCTCCGCGGTGTTCGCCGTCGTCGCCGGCGATCAGGCTCGTGGCGT
It encodes:
- a CDS encoding nuclear transport factor 2 family protein, giving the protein MSSQDYSDTYARDRAEIEDLMARYLFALDYNDLDSFIEMFTDDAEFEFARGRVQGKATILETVKGFKKRIGEHYKDEDGNPAVLRHVLAHTAIRVDGDRAWTRAQWFEMANDGPGKSLKMGTFGIYEDKLSRIDGRWLFTERRILNEFLPGRESGPENPIRTMDAAAAL
- a CDS encoding nuclear transport factor 2 family protein; this encodes MAAGCSLSGVSSTSSSPVARADPRTRSARWTRRLRCDQSFDKLRTNGCVVDPFIFNPTPFVVSLSNHTRDRAEIADLMARYLFAMDYHDADAYAECFTVDGVLDYAMGTLEGREAIRAEAMVFRDKIAQVFKDWQGKPAKLRHLVHQKAIRIEGDRAWNTGLWWEMTNGGPEGRPATPSFGTYEDELLRVDGRWLFKRRKIYNEFLAGRESGAVNPVLAMNAA
- a CDS encoding SDR family NAD(P)-dependent oxidoreductase, whose protein sequence is MIDFAGRTAFVTGGANGVGIGIVRNLLNAGAKVAIADIRQDSIDAALATLDNREVMGVQLNVMDRDGFKAAADKVEAEFGPVSLLFNNAGINLFQTIEDSSFDDWDWVLGVNLNGVINGVGTFAPRMKARALSGEVKGGHITNTASMASFIAGGAPGIYNTAKFAVRGLSYSLRHSMYQYGVGVSVVHPGLVKSYIYASDDVRPDGLKGAMKAVDQAAVERLAGIHEFGMEPDVIGARILDGVQENRANIFTHPDHKDELRELFDEILEDYRDYPQDAGFDQRVGFEKIRRDSFAATRRKANEVG